CCTGCCGCTGCGTTGGCCATCCGTAATTCGGCGGACAGTGTCGTCAGGGCGGCATTGGCCCCTGCCAATGCGGGATCGGGATCGTGAACCTGCGCGGTATCGCGCGGCGCCCCCATACAGTGAATGTCTACCTCGCACAGGGATCTCAACTGTGCCGATAGCTCGGTCACATGTACACCTGCGCCGCCGTAAACCTCAGGCGGAAATTCCCTTGTCATCATTGCCACGCGCACATCTGACAACCTACATTCCTCGCGCGAACCGCGTGTACTGCTGGCGAGGTTCATCCGGTGCGGATAGGTTGGGCACGTGAGGACACAACCGCACGTACTAGGCATTGTGCTGGCAGGCGGTGAGGGTAAACGTCTATACCCGATGACCGCCGATCGAGCCAAGCCCGCCGTCCCATTCGGTGGCGCATATCGACTGATCGACTTCGTGCTCAGTAATCTCGTCAACGCCGGATACCTCCGGCTGTGCGTGCTGACTCAGTACAAGTCCCATTCGCTGGACCGCCATATCTCGCAAACTTGGCGCCTGTCGGGTTTCGCGGGTGAATACATCACGCCGGTACCGGCGCAGCAACGGCTCGGCCCACGCTGGTACACCGGCAGCGCCGATGCGATCTTCCAGTCGCTCAACCTCGTCTACGACGAGGACCCCGAGTACATCGTCGTTTTCGGCGCCGATCACGTCTATCGCATGGATCCGGAACAGATGGTCCAGCAGCACATCGATTCGGGTGCAGGCGTCACCGTGGCGGGCATCAGGGTTCCGCGTAGCGAAGCGTATGCATTCGGCTGCATCGACTCCGACGAGAACGGCAACATCACCCAGTTTCTCGAGAAGCCGGCGCACCCACCGGGGACTCCCGACGACCCGAACGTCACCTATGCCTCGATGGGCAACTACGTGTTCACCACCAAGGTGCTCATCGACGCCATCAAAGCCGACGCCGAGAACTCCGACTCCGACCACGACATGGGCGGTGACATCATCCCGGCTCTCGTCGAGGCGGGCATGGCGTCGGTGTACGACTTCAACGACAACGTCGTTCCCGGTGCCACCGAACGCGACCGAGGCTACTGGCGTGATGTCGGCACCATCGACGCGTTCTACGACGCGCACATGGATCTGGTGTCCGTGCATCCGATCTTCAATCTCTACAACCGTCGCTGGCCCATTCGCAGTGCCGCCGAAAACCTTCCGCCCGCAAAATTCGTGCAGGGCGGGCTCGCCCAGGAATCCATTGTGGGCGCAGGTTCCATCCTGTCGGCGGCAACGGTTCGCAATTCGGTTCTGAGCTCGAACGTCATGATCGACAGTGGCGCGACCGTGGAGGGCAGCGTCCTGATGCCCGGGGTGAAAATCGGCAAGGGTGCGGTCGTTCGCCGGGCAATCCTGGACAAGAATGTCGTCGTCGGTGACGGCGAAATCGTCGGCGTCGACGTCGAGCGCGACAAGGAACGCTTCAACGTCTCCGCCGGCGGCATCGTCACCGTCGGCAAGGGCATCTGGATCTAGCAGCCCCGGATCGAGCTGCCCTGAAATCTAGCTCCGTGAGGCGCAGATCAGCCCGTCGCCGAGGGGGAGTAGGACGGTCGTGAGGCGGTCGTCCTCAGCGATGGCGCGAGCGGCAGCGCGGACGGCGACGGTAGTGGCGTCACGCTGCGTGAAGTCGGGAACCCGCCCGCCCAGCAAGGCGTTGTGCAACACCAGAACTCCGCCGGGGCGAAGTAGTCGCACGCTCTCCTGTACGAAATGCAGGTGGTCCACCGGACTGGTGTCGATGAACACCAAGTCGTAGGTGTCGTCGGCGAGGCGGGGGAGGACATCGAGCGCCCATCCGTTGATGAGGCGCGTCCGCGACGGCGCGATACCGCCGGCACGGAACGCTTCCTTCGCGGCGCGCTGATGTTCGGGTTCGGTGTCGATGGTGGTGAGCACGCCGTCCTCGCGCATCCCGTCGAGCAGCCATAGGCCGGACACTCCCGCACCCGTTCCGACCTCGACGACGGTCTTGGCGCTGAGCATCTGCGCGAAGATGCTCAGTACCGCGCCTACGGACGGCGGCACGGGTGCGGCACCGAGATCGTCAGCGCGTTCACGAGCATTGACGAGGATCTCGTCTTCCTGCACGGAGTCCTCGGCGTAGGTGAGCAACTTCTCGGCATTTGTCAGCACATGCCGAGGCTATCGTGGCAGGAGCGAAGCCTGCGGAGCGACTCGGTTGATCTGGAGCGAAGCCTGCGGAGCGACTCGGTTGATCTGCAGCGAAGCCTGCGGAGCGACTCGGTTGATCTGCAGCGAAGCCTGCGGAGCGACTCGGTTGATCTGCAGCGAAGCCTGCTGAGCGACTCGGTTGATCTGCGTGCCACTTTCTCAGCGGCACCTCAGCTTTTTCATACGGTGGGCACACCCGGATGCGACAAGCTACTGGAGATCGCTTGATCGAGAAGACACACGCGGGAACATCTCGGCGGAGCCGCAGGTTGTACACGGCACGGGAGCTACACCAACGTGGTCCTGAGCAGGAGGATCCAACTATCTACAAGATCAACGGAGATCGAGACACAGCTCGATTGCCCGAGCCCGCCGATTCTGCTGCTGTAGCGGATCTGAGCGGCACCGCCGTATTCGACGCAACCGGCGAAAAGAACACGATGCCGTCCTGGGACGAGCTCGTTCGCGAACACGGCGACCGCGTCTACCGTTTGGCATACCGGCTGTCCGGCAACGCGCAGGATGCCGAGGATCTCACACAGGACACGTTCATTCGTGTGTTCCGTTCGCTGTCGAACTATCAGCCCGGCACATTCGAGGGCTGGCTGCACCGCATCACCACCAACCTGTTTCTCGACATGGTCCGTCGACGCAATCGGATTAGAATGGAAGCGCTACCCGAGGACTACGACCGGGTCCCTTCCGAGCTCCCGAACCCGGAACAGATCTACCACGACGCACGCCTCGACCCTGATCTGCAGTCCGCGCTGGACTCGTTGGCGCCGGAGTTTCGCGCCGCGATCGTGCTGTGCGACATCGAAGGGCTGTCGTACGAAGAGATCGGTGCAACACTCGGTGTGAAGCTCGGAACCGTCCGAAGTCGAATCCACCGTGGACGCGCAGCGCTTCGCGAGTATCTTCGAGTGAACGGGAAGGTCGAGCCGGATCACGCAAGTGTCCAGTAGCTACGAGGAGGGTTGGATGACGCAGGCCCGCAAGCCACGACAGTTCAGCTCGACCGAGCATCTGGCCAGTGAAGCAGTTGCCGCCTTCGTCGACGGCGAACTTCGAATGACGGCCTACTTACGGGCCGCCCACCACATCGCCGAGTGCCATGAGTGCTCCGCCGAGGTGGATGCTCAGCAGCAGGCGCGTAGTGCTTTGCAAGGCGCGGGTGAGTTGTCCATGCCCCACTCGCTTCGCGGTCTGCTCAGCCAGATTCCGATGTGCGAACCAACCGAAGCCAAGGATGCGATCAGCCGCAGCAAACGGGCGATCGTCACCTCCGTTGTGGGTATCCGCAGGCGTCGTCGGTAGCCTGTGCGCGTGAGCACCCATACAGATCCCGAGGCCCCCAGACTGCCTCCAAGGCCGCTCTACCGGCCCGAGGTGGATCCGGCGTCTGCTGCGGCGTTCGGACGTCCGGAGGGCCACGAGGGGTCGTTCACACCTCCAGGCCGACGGGCAGAGCCGTCTCCCCGAATTGCGGTGCGCACGCCCGACCCAGTTCTCGCTGAGGCGTTCGGCCGCCCCACGGACGCTGCCGAGTCCTTACAACGCGACCCTGACCGAACATCCACCGAGGTGGTACCCGGGCCCGTACCAGAGGATCCGTGGCGTGACCCGCATTCCTCGGTGCGGCTGGGCAACGCCGCCGAACCGACACCGGAACCCCTGGTCGCGCCCGACGGACCCAAGCTCGGCGTACGGGAGGTGCTGTTCGGCGAGCGCGTCGCACCCAAGACTCTCGTGGTGCTCGGGGCCATCGCCCTGGCAATCGGCCTCGTCGGCGGGCTGGTGGGCCGTGAGACTGCTGAAGTGACGGGCGCATTGACCAGTCAGAAGGTAAACCTGACTCAATCGAGTGGCGAAGACCTCCCACAGGGTCAGGTCGCCAAGGTGGCCGACGCAGTCCTGCCGGCCGTCGTCTCGATTCAGGTGACTCTCGGCGAGAACGCAGGTACCGGATCCGGCGTCGTCATCGACGGAGCCGGGTACATCGTGACCAACAACCACGTCATCTCGATGGCGGCTACCAACCCGGACCGTGCGACGCTGCAAGTGACCTTCTCCGACGGCACCAAGGTGCCCGCGAAGATCGTCGGCCGCGACACCAAGACGGATCTGGCCGTACTCAAGACCGACGTCGGAAATCTGACGGTCGCACAATTGGGAAATTCTGCAGACGTCCAGGTCGGCGAGGACGTCGTAGCAGTCGGCTCGCCTCTCGGCTTGAGTAAGACAGTGACCCGGGGCATTGTGAGCGCGCTCGATCGTCCGGTTCGCCTGTCCGGTGAAGGTACCGACACCGATGCCGTCATCGATGCCGTGCAGACCGATGCCGCGATCAACCCGGGTAACTCCGGGGGACCCCTGATCGACGCCGAAGGTCGTGTCATCGGGATCAACTCGGCCATCCGAAGCGAAAGCGGCGGCTCGGTGGGGCTGGGATTTGCCATTCCGATCGATGACGTCACCAAGGTCGCCCAGTCGCTCATCGCCAACGGGAAGATGCAACACCCGGACATCGGCATCAACGCGCGCTCGGTCATCAACGATGCGACGTCCGGTGCCGAAGTCGCCAACGTGCGTGCCGG
This region of Rhodococcus sp. PAMC28707 genomic DNA includes:
- the glgC gene encoding glucose-1-phosphate adenylyltransferase; this translates as MRTQPHVLGIVLAGGEGKRLYPMTADRAKPAVPFGGAYRLIDFVLSNLVNAGYLRLCVLTQYKSHSLDRHISQTWRLSGFAGEYITPVPAQQRLGPRWYTGSADAIFQSLNLVYDEDPEYIVVFGADHVYRMDPEQMVQQHIDSGAGVTVAGIRVPRSEAYAFGCIDSDENGNITQFLEKPAHPPGTPDDPNVTYASMGNYVFTTKVLIDAIKADAENSDSDHDMGGDIIPALVEAGMASVYDFNDNVVPGATERDRGYWRDVGTIDAFYDAHMDLVSVHPIFNLYNRRWPIRSAAENLPPAKFVQGGLAQESIVGAGSILSAATVRNSVLSSNVMIDSGATVEGSVLMPGVKIGKGAVVRRAILDKNVVVGDGEIVGVDVERDKERFNVSAGGIVTVGKGIWI
- a CDS encoding O-methyltransferase — translated: MLTNAEKLLTYAEDSVQEDEILVNARERADDLGAAPVPPSVGAVLSIFAQMLSAKTVVEVGTGAGVSGLWLLDGMREDGVLTTIDTEPEHQRAAKEAFRAGGIAPSRTRLINGWALDVLPRLADDTYDLVFIDTSPVDHLHFVQESVRLLRPGGVLVLHNALLGGRVPDFTQRDATTVAVRAAARAIAEDDRLTTVLLPLGDGLICASRS
- the sigE gene encoding RNA polymerase sigma factor SigE — its product is MPEPADSAAVADLSGTAVFDATGEKNTMPSWDELVREHGDRVYRLAYRLSGNAQDAEDLTQDTFIRVFRSLSNYQPGTFEGWLHRITTNLFLDMVRRRNRIRMEALPEDYDRVPSELPNPEQIYHDARLDPDLQSALDSLAPEFRAAIVLCDIEGLSYEEIGATLGVKLGTVRSRIHRGRAALREYLRVNGKVEPDHASVQ
- a CDS encoding trypsin-like peptidase domain-containing protein, whose amino-acid sequence is MSTHTDPEAPRLPPRPLYRPEVDPASAAAFGRPEGHEGSFTPPGRRAEPSPRIAVRTPDPVLAEAFGRPTDAAESLQRDPDRTSTEVVPGPVPEDPWRDPHSSVRLGNAAEPTPEPLVAPDGPKLGVREVLFGERVAPKTLVVLGAIALAIGLVGGLVGRETAEVTGALTSQKVNLTQSSGEDLPQGQVAKVADAVLPAVVSIQVTLGENAGTGSGVVIDGAGYIVTNNHVISMAATNPDRATLQVTFSDGTKVPAKIVGRDTKTDLAVLKTDVGNLTVAQLGNSADVQVGEDVVAVGSPLGLSKTVTRGIVSALDRPVRLSGEGTDTDAVIDAVQTDAAINPGNSGGPLIDAEGRVIGINSAIRSESGGSVGLGFAIPIDDVTKVAQSLIANGKMQHPDIGINARSVINDATSGAEVANVRAGGPAQQAGIVEGDVITKVGDRTVTSADELVVAVQSSRIGESTPVQLIRSGRLVDVTVTPISD